The genomic DNA CCGTTCCGCGGCAGTAGGCTGGAAGCGAATTCCGTGGACAAAGAAGAAATTGACGAAGCAACCTTGGGAATCTGGCACCGGCTTGGGGAAAACTTCGATTGCATCGGTCTTGCGGATTCCTTCGCTTCGCCCCAATAGAAGCAGTGGTTCGGGCGGGTCGTCGGGGTCGAAACCATTCCACTCCAAAAACTGCCGGAACTCGGGGCGCGAAGCGGGTAGCAAACGGTTCTTGAATACTGGGAAGAGGCTTGTTGACTCGTAAACCTGGTGCAGATCTTCCATGCCGTCCAACGGACGGAACCCTTCGATCGATCGGGCCCCTTCGGTGTAGCTGAAGCGAAAGCGACGGTCCCCCAGTTCGCTGTAGAGGCAATCGAGGCGGGCGACGGCGGCCCAGCGAGGCATCGGCTGTTCAGCATGCCAGGCAACGAAGACGGTTTGGTTGGGGGGAGTCATAAGGTGGCGATGAGGTTGAGCAATCGGGTTCGATTAATCTCCAGCAGTCGGATTGTAAACTCACGAGCTGTTAGAGAGATGCGCGATTCGGGGACTCTGTTAACGATATCACTCAATTTATGTGGCGACAAATGCTGGAGTCTCTGCAGCCAGATCGTCGCCGCTTGAATGTTTCGTTGCGAGAACGCTTCGGCCGCATCGTAGGTGGTGATCGTTCGTGTGTCTTGAGAGTTGCGGAAGAAAGCAGATCGCGCACGCGACGTGTAGGCGTCCATTTGCCGCTGTGAATCGCCAGCGTCCAGTCTTCGCCGTCGCTTGAGATCCGTTTCGTTCCGTGCCAAGCCTGCCCCGTGGTCGAAGGTCGGAGCAAGTTGCGTCGTGTCACCGCGGACCGCACCCCAGTTTTGGTGATGGCGATCTTGGTTTGCTATCAGTGCGTCGAGGATCGTGTACCCAATAAATACCGCTCCCGCCGAGGATGCCTCGTGGGGAACCGAAGCGATTTGATCGGGAGGGGCGAGTTTTGAAACGACTTCCCAGACCGCGTCGACAGTGTGTTCTTGCACGCTGTAGTGTTTCTCATCAGCGCTCGGGTATGCAGGATCGACTTCCAGCAGGAGTTGGTTGCCAAGGATTAGGCTTCGTGGTTTGGCAGCGATGTTCTGGCAGATCACGCCAGGTAGGTTTTGGTGGGTGTCAAAAGCCAGTTCGTAGTGTACGTGAGGAAGTCCTAGTTCTTGACAGATTTCGCAGGCGATGCGTTCGGCCCAGTCTTCGCCGGTTTGGCGGTTTTCTGCCTTGAACATCATTCGCCGGTCACCGTCGTGGTACCAGTACTTGGGTTTGGTTCCCAGTTGCTCCAGGTCTTCGGAGTCGAGCGAGCTAACTTTGTAGATCGGAAAGCTTGCCACGGTTGTTACCCAAGTGTAGAGGTCGTCGCCACCTTGGCATGTTAAGCCTTGACGTGCTTCCTTCAATATCGATGTTCGGTCGCTCTACGAAAAAAGCCCTGGCTTCGCGGGGAAGCCAGGGCTTTTCGTGTTTTTGTTTTGCGGACAAATGGGCGTTGAGGGACTCGAACCCCCGACCCCCTCGGTGTAAACGAGGTGCTCTAACCAACTGAGCTAAACGCCCTTGGGTCGCATCGCTTGCGATGCGGGATCGCGCCGGGTGGGCTGCGATCTGGCCGACTTGCTGTTTGCAGTCGGCCTTGGTGATCTTGCTATCGTCGCTTGAGTGGTTGAATCTAAAGCGGAATTTCTAGCCGGAGATCATTCGGTTGCGCTTGCTGCGGCGTTCGGCACGCAGACGGTTGCGGCGGTTGATTTCGCTCGGCTTTTCGTAGAATTCGCGACGTCGCATCTCTTTCTTGATGCCGCTGCGCTCTACGAGTTTGCGGAATCGACGGACTGCTTCTTGAATCGTCTCCCGATCACGGACAACCAACTTAACCATTATTTTTCCTGCACATAGGTTCGGATTTCGCCCTCCAAAATTGAAAGGTTGGGGCTTTCGTCGGAACGCTTCATTCCAACGCAGCGATACACTTTGAGAACTCCCAAACATACATCGCAAACAGCTAGGTCGGACATAGTAACAACCGATAAGCTGCTTTGTCCACTGGACTTCGGTAATTTTCAGCTGTTTGGTTGCCCTGGAGCCGGCGGCGCGCGAGGGCCGATCTGGAACGTTCCCTCTCCATGAATCGGTCATTTTTGGGCAGATCATGACCCCCTTGCCGTAAAGCCTGCCAAAATTCCCTATTCTTCGCAGGCGTCAGCAGAGGAACAATCGGACCGGGGGGCATTTTTTGCTGTCGCAGCGGCCGATGAAGCCTTGCATTAGGAAGGGGCACGATGCCCGCCATTGATACAGCATTATCAGATTCCGAGGCAAGGATGTCCCCCGCAAACCCTCCAACTGCTGCGACGATGAAACCGGGCGATCTGCTGCACGACCTCGATCGTCGTCAGGATGATGTCTTAACCCAGTTGGATGAGCTGCAAGCCAAGCTCGACGGTGTGCTTGCCGAACTGGGAATCACGGCGATGGGTGACGGCGATCTCGACGCGGCGGAGTAGCCGACGCGAATTGCCCACAAAAAAACCGGCTCGATCGCTCGACGCCGGTTTGATTTGATCTCGCTCGCGGCAACGCTCTGCCGGGCTGGAATCGTCGGTTGGCTGCCCGGTAGGTCGGGCCTACTTGTAGTCGTCCGCGTCCAGCGAAACGCAAACGATCTCTTCGTCGTTGCGAGCGAACAGATGTTTGCCGCTGTACGCCGGGTGCGACCAGACGACCGAGCGGCCGAAGCATTCGCCGGTCGGTTCGAGGACGTGGAAGCGGCCGATTTCGCGGTACTCTTTCGAATCGATCGCCGCGATGATCAGGTCCCCCGTCTCGCTGAACAGGAAGAACTGGTCGCCGTGTTTGGTGACAAAGGCGGTTCCGTGTTTGGCACGTCGCTCGCCACCAGTCGTCGGGGCAAAGGTGGTCCACAGTCGATCGGAGGTCTTGGTGTCGATCGCTGCGAAGTGGCCGACTTGGCAATCGCTGCCGTAGATCACGCCGTCGACGATCATCGGCGTCGAGTTGGCACAATAGATCGATGTCTTCTGCTCGCCGCGCCACAGTTCCTTGACGGTCGGTTGGTCGCTGCCCAGTTCCAGCATCACCGATTCGGAGCCGATCCCGCTGGCAAACATTAGGTTCCCGTCATGCTGCGGCATCGTGATCGACATGCCATAGAGCGGGGTGAGGGGGACATCCCAGAATGGCTTGCCCGTCTTGGGATCGAGGCTTTCGATTCCCTTGGGGCTGAAGGTGATCAGTTGCCGTGTGCCGCCGGCTTGGATGATGCGAGGCGGACAGTAACCGATGTCGTTGCCAACGGTGGGGCGTTTCCAGATCTCTTTGCCGGTCATCTTGTCGAGCGAGACGACCGATTGAGTTTCGCCGCCAACCATGCAGATCAATTGATTGCCATCGACCAGTGGGTGAGCCGCGTGTCCCCAGATCGGGACTGCGGAATTAAAGTCCTTTTTGAAGCTGCGCTGCCAGATGACGCTGCCGTCGGCAGTCGACAAGCAGAACAAGTCCCCTTCGGCACCGAGAGCGTAGACGCGGTCGCCATCGACGGTGGGGGTGCAGCGTGGGCCGGCCGGGTAGGAGATGCTGTAGGAGCAATCGTAGGCGTGTTCCCAAATCTTTTTGCCGGTCTTGGCGTCGAAGCAGAGGACGCGTTCTTGGCCGCCGAGGGTCGCTCGGGCTCCCGGATCGTTGACCGCTTCGCCCGAGGTGCGGACGTAGTCGGTTACATAGACACGTCCATCGGCGACCGATGGTCCGGCGTAACCTCCCTTGATCGGCATCCGCCAGACGGTCTTCAGGCCTTCGGCGGGGATCGACTTGATCCATCCGGTTCCGCCTACGTTACCGTCGCGATTTTCCCCCATCCACTGTGGCCAATCGGCCTGAGTTGGGATGGCGGCGGCCAGAGCGAGGCAGAGTGTCAGCAGCGATCGCATGGGGGAAGCTCCTTGGGAAGTGGTGGTTCGGTGTCGCGAGTGTTTACAAAACAAATGCGGCAGCGTCCGTTGGTCGCTGCCGCATTTGCGATTCACTATAGCTTGGCGGTCGCCGTGCGGGCCACCGCTTCGACGCATCAACGACCTGAATCGCCGATACGTCACTTTAGTTCCCTGGCTAGTCCGAGCGACTATTTGGTTGGGAACAGCGGTCCGCCGTATTGCGCTTCGCTGCCCAGTTCCTCTTCGATGCGAAGCAATTGGTTGTACTTCGCCATGCGGTCGCTGCGGCTGGCCGAACCGGTCTTGATCTGTCCGGTCGACAGAGCGACGGCCAAGTCGGCGATCGTGCTGTCTTCGGTCTCGCCACTGCGGTGGCTGGAGATGCTGGTGTACTTGGCGCGGCTGGCCAATTGGATCGCTTCGATCGTTTCGGTCAGCGTACCGATTTGGTTGACCTTGATCAGGATGCTGTTCGCGATGCCTTCGTCGATGCCGCGTTGCAGGCGTTCGGTGTTGGTCACGAACAAGTCGTCGCCGACCAATTGGACTTTGTCGCCCAGCTTTTCGGTCATCAGCTTCCAGCTGTCCCAGTCGTCTTCGGCACATCCGTCTTCGATCGAGCAGATCGGGTAGTTGGCACACCAGTCGGCCATGAAGTCGACCATTTCGCTGCCGCTGAGTTCCTTGCCGTCGATCTTGTACTTCTTCGAATCGCCGTCGTAGAACTCGGTCGAAGCTGCGTCCAAAGCGATGAAGATCTGTTCGCCCGCTTTGTAGCCGGCGTTGTCGATCGCTTGCATGATCAGGTCCAACGCTTCGCGGTTGCTGCCCAGGTTAGGAGCGAAACCACCTTCGTCGCCGACCGAAGTGTTCAAGCCCTTGCTGGACAGAACCTTCTTCAGGCTGTGGAAAATTTCGGTGCCGGCACGCAGGCCGTCGCTGAACGAATTGAAGCCCAGTGGCATCACCATGAACTCTTGGATGTCGACCGAGTTGTCAGCGTGCGAACCACCGTTGAGGATGTTCATCATCGGTGCTGGCAGGATCGACGCGTTGACGCCACCGAGGTAGCGGTACAACGGTTGTTGGGTGAATTGAGCGGCGGCGCGGGCGGTGGCCAGCGAGACGCCCAGGATCGCATTGGCTCCCAATTCGCTCTTGTTGGCGGTGCCGTCGAGTTCGCACATGCGGCTGTCGATCGCGCGTTGGTCGATCGCGTCCATGCCGGCCAGAACCGCGGCGATCTTGTCGTTTACATTGGCAACCGCCTTGAGGACGCCTTTGCCCATGTAGACCGATTTGTCGCCGTCGCGAAGTTCCCAAGCTTCATGGACGCCGGTGCTGGCCCCACTGGGGACCGCGGCGCGGCCAAAGCTGCCATCCATCAGAGTGACTTCGCATTCGATGGTTGGGTTGCCGCGCGAATCCATGATCTGACGGGCGTGTACGTTTTCAATCAAGCTCATTTTAATGTCCGATGCTTGTTGGGAGGAATCGATTGCTCGCCCTGTTTCAACCCGGTGGCGTCTATCGCTGCGGGCAAGGCGTGTTATAAAAACGGAGGGCTGGGTCGATATTTTGCCTCAAAGCCCAAGATTTGAGAAGCGGACGCGTTAATCCTCACCAGTCGTCGAGAGCTCAGCCGGCCGCGATTCGAACTCCTGGATTGGATTGCATGTTTACAGGTCTCGTCGAACACCTCGCCACCGTCGCTCAGCTCCTTCCGCAGTCGCCGGGCAAGCGGATCGAGGTCGATGCCGGCCCCGTTGCCGAAGGGGCTCAGATCGGGGATAGCGTCGCCATCAATGGCTGTTGCTTGACCGTAATTGAGATCGACGGCCAGCGGCTGTCCTTCGAAGCGGGGGAGGAAACGCTCAGCCGAACCGATTTGGGGCAGCTGGTCGCGGGTTCGCTTGTGAATTTGGAACGAGCCCTGCGAGCTGGCGACCGACTCGGCGGGCACTACGTTTCGGGGCATGTCGATGCCTTGGGGACGTTGATTTTGCGTGAAGAAGACCCGCCGTGGGCTAAACTGTGGTTTGGCGTGCCGCCCGAACTGACTCGGCAGATGGCATCCAAGGGGAGCGTAACGGTCGACGGCGTCAGTCTGACGTTGGTCGACGTGCAGGACGACCGCTTCAGCGTGGCGTTGATCCCGCACACATTGCAAGCGACAACGCTGGGCAGGCTTGCCGTCGGCGATCGCGTGAATATCGAAACCGACGTGTTGGCGAAATACGTTCAGCGTCAATTGGAAACAGAAGACAGATGGTCAACCGACAAACCGCCAGCTACCTGACAAAACGATTCCAACAGACGGGCATGCGCCCGCTGTCTCGGTTTGGCCAGAACTTCTTGATCGACCTGAATCTCGTCGATCTGATCGCCGACAGTGCGGACATCGATGACCGCGACCTCGTGTTGGAAATTGGCACCGGGACCGGTTCGCTGACAACGCGTTTGGCGGCCCGAGCGGCGCATGTGATCACTGTTGAAATCGACACCAACCTGGCTCAGATCGCTCAGGAGGAGTTGGAGGATCTGCCGAATGTCACGATGCGGTTGCACGACGCGCTGAAAAACAAGAACAACTTCGACCCCGAACTGCTGGAAAACATCCGTCAGGAGTTCGATAAACTGCCGGCCAAGCGGCGGCGTTTTAAGTTGGTCGCCAATCTGCCGTACAACGTCGCCACGCCGATCATCTCGAATCTGCTTCGCAACGATCCGATCCCCGATGTTATCTCGGTGACGATTCAAAAGGAGTTGGCCGATCGGATCGTCGCTCCACCCGGTACGAAGGACTACAGTGCGCTGAGCATCTGGATCCAGAGTGTCGCCAATGCGAGCATCGTTCGCACGCTGCCGCCGGGCGTCTTTTGGCCGCCACCCAAAGTCACCTCGGCGATCATCCGGATCGACACCGATGCCAATTTGCGGGCGCGGATCGACAACATCGATTTCTTTCATGAGAAACTGCGTGCGCTCTATTTCCACCGCCGCAAGTTCCTTCGCAGCGTCGTGCTGAGCGCGATGAAAGGCGAATTGGACAAAGCCCAAGTCGACGCCGTGCTTGAGAAGCTGGGCTTCAGCGGCGAGATCCGAGCCGAGCGTCTGACCGTCGCCCAAACGATCGAGCTGATCAATGAGCTGGGGACCGCGAGCGCCGAGGCGAAGTAACGCCGGGGCGGTTTTCTTCGGGTCCAGGATGCTGCGCTACCACCGCCTCACCGCACCCGCCCGGCGAAGCTGGGAGGGTCGGAAAACGAGCGTTTAGCTAGTTTTTCGGGGAGGGCGGTTCTTCGGATCGATCGGTTTCGTAATGCGCAGACTCCCCTCCCCGAACTTCGCTTCGCTGGTTCGACCCTCCCCCTGTCAAACTTCGTTTGGGGGAGGGTGAAGTGTCGGCCAGTTTCACCCGCCCGGCGAAGCTGGGAGGGTCGGAAAACGAGCGCTTAGCAAGTTTTTCGGGTAGGGCGGTTCGTCGGATCGAACGCCGTCCATATGTGTAGACTCCCCTCTCCGAACTTCGCTTCGCTGGTTCGACCCTCCCCTGTCAAACTTCGTTTGGGGGAGGGTGAAGTGTCGAGCAGTTTCACCCGCCCGGCGAAGCTGGGAGGGTCGGAAAACGAGCGCTTAGCAAGTTTTTCGGGTAGGGCGGTTCGTCGGATCGAACGCCGTCCATATGTGTAGACTCCCCTCTCCGAACTTCGCTTCGCTGGTTCGACCCTCCCCTGTCAAACTTCGTTTGGGGGAGGGTGAAGTGTCGAGCAGTTTCACCCGCCCGGCGAAGCTGGGAGGGTCGGAAAACGAGCGTTTAGCTAGTTTTTCGGGTAGGGCGGTTTGTCGGCTCGATCGCCGTCCATATGCGCAGGCTCCCCTCCCCGAACTTCGCTTCGCTGGTTCAACCCTCCCCTGTCAAACTTCGTTTGGGGGAGGGTGAAGTGTCGAGCCGTTTCACCCGCCCGGCGAAGCTGGGAGGGTCGGAAAACGAGCGTTTAGCTAGTTTTTCGGGTAGGGCGGTTCGTCGGCTCGACCGCCGTCCATATGTGTAGACTCCCCTCCCCGAACTTCGCTTCGCTGGTTCGACCCTCCCCTGTCAAACTTCGTTTGGGGGAGGGTGAAGTGTCGAGCAGTTTCACCCGCCTGGCGAAGCTGGGAAGTTCGGAAAACGAGCGTTTAGCTAGTTTTTCGGGTAGGGCGGTTCGTCGGCTCGATCGCCGTCCATATGTGTAGACTCCCCTCCCCGAACTTCGCTTCGCTGGTTCGACCCTCCCCTGTCAAACTTCGTTTGGGGGAGGGTGAAGTGTCGGCCAGTTTCACCCGCCCGGCGAAGCTGGGAGGGTCGGAAAACGAGCGTTTAGCTAGTTTTTCGGGGAGGGCAGTTCTTCGGATCGATCGGTTTCGTAATGCGCAGGCTCCCCTCCCCGAACTTCGCTTCGCTGGTTCGACCCTCTCTGTGTCAAACTTCGTTTGGGGGAGGGTGAAGTGTCGAACTGGCTGTTGTGTGTCGTCGCTTCGCGACGCCTGAGGTTGTCACTCTGCACCAAAATTGCAAAAAATGAAGATTCTAGAAAAGAATCTTGCGAGATCGGCCGATTTGGCTGACTATTGGGATAGGTAGCGTACGCGCGGAGAGTTCTTGATTTGACAGCAAAGGCAACGGTTGCGATGAAACAGAAGCCAGGTAGTCCGCACATTTCACGATTTGCAGCGGTGGCTGTCACCGCGCTGATCTGCAGTTCGGGCGAGACCGCGTCGGCTCGCAGCGCTCCCGCCTCGGAGAGCAACGCGATCCAGCAGATCGAACGCTATTGTTCCAAGAGT from Rosistilla carotiformis includes the following:
- a CDS encoding HIRAN domain-containing protein, translating into MTPPNQTVFVAWHAEQPMPRWAAVARLDCLYSELGDRRFRFSYTEGARSIEGFRPLDGMEDLHQVYESTSLFPVFKNRLLPASRPEFRQFLEWNGFDPDDPPEPLLLLGRSEGIRKTDAIEVFPKPVPDSQGCFVNFFFVHGIRFQPTAAERISHLHPGDSLTVRQEPENPIDPHAIALEANGSMLGYTPRYLARDIERLLSQCPAETVRVVVQQVNLDAPLQQRLLCRMNACWPAGFQPCDTVDYQPISSLVPR
- a CDS encoding HipA domain-containing protein, with translation MKEARQGLTCQGGDDLYTWVTTVASFPIYKVSSLDSEDLEQLGTKPKYWYHDGDRRMMFKAENRQTGEDWAERIACEICQELGLPHVHYELAFDTHQNLPGVICQNIAAKPRSLILGNQLLLEVDPAYPSADEKHYSVQEHTVDAVWEVVSKLAPPDQIASVPHEASSAGAVFIGYTILDALIANQDRHHQNWGAVRGDTTQLAPTFDHGAGLARNETDLKRRRRLDAGDSQRQMDAYTSRARSAFFRNSQDTRTITTYDAAEAFSQRNIQAATIWLQRLQHLSPHKLSDIVNRVPESRISLTAREFTIRLLEINRTRLLNLIATL
- the rpsU gene encoding 30S ribosomal protein S21, with the translated sequence MVKLVVRDRETIQEAVRRFRKLVERSGIKKEMRRREFYEKPSEINRRNRLRAERRSKRNRMISG
- a CDS encoding PQQ-binding-like beta-propeller repeat protein; the encoded protein is MRSLLTLCLALAAAIPTQADWPQWMGENRDGNVGGTGWIKSIPAEGLKTVWRMPIKGGYAGPSVADGRVYVTDYVRTSGEAVNDPGARATLGGQERVLCFDAKTGKKIWEHAYDCSYSISYPAGPRCTPTVDGDRVYALGAEGDLFCLSTADGSVIWQRSFKKDFNSAVPIWGHAAHPLVDGNQLICMVGGETQSVVSLDKMTGKEIWKRPTVGNDIGYCPPRIIQAGGTRQLITFSPKGIESLDPKTGKPFWDVPLTPLYGMSITMPQHDGNLMFASGIGSESVMLELGSDQPTVKELWRGEQKTSIYCANSTPMIVDGVIYGSDCQVGHFAAIDTKTSDRLWTTFAPTTGGERRAKHGTAFVTKHGDQFFLFSETGDLIIAAIDSKEYREIGRFHVLEPTGECFGRSVVWSHPAYSGKHLFARNDEEIVCVSLDADDYK
- the eno gene encoding phosphopyruvate hydratase; the encoded protein is MSLIENVHARQIMDSRGNPTIECEVTLMDGSFGRAAVPSGASTGVHEAWELRDGDKSVYMGKGVLKAVANVNDKIAAVLAGMDAIDQRAIDSRMCELDGTANKSELGANAILGVSLATARAAAQFTQQPLYRYLGGVNASILPAPMMNILNGGSHADNSVDIQEFMVMPLGFNSFSDGLRAGTEIFHSLKKVLSSKGLNTSVGDEGGFAPNLGSNREALDLIMQAIDNAGYKAGEQIFIALDAASTEFYDGDSKKYKIDGKELSGSEMVDFMADWCANYPICSIEDGCAEDDWDSWKLMTEKLGDKVQLVGDDLFVTNTERLQRGIDEGIANSILIKVNQIGTLTETIEAIQLASRAKYTSISSHRSGETEDSTIADLAVALSTGQIKTGSASRSDRMAKYNQLLRIEEELGSEAQYGGPLFPTK
- a CDS encoding riboflavin synthase, giving the protein MFTGLVEHLATVAQLLPQSPGKRIEVDAGPVAEGAQIGDSVAINGCCLTVIEIDGQRLSFEAGEETLSRTDLGQLVAGSLVNLERALRAGDRLGGHYVSGHVDALGTLILREEDPPWAKLWFGVPPELTRQMASKGSVTVDGVSLTLVDVQDDRFSVALIPHTLQATTLGRLAVGDRVNIETDVLAKYVQRQLETEDRWSTDKPPAT
- the rsmA gene encoding 16S rRNA (adenine(1518)-N(6)/adenine(1519)-N(6))-dimethyltransferase RsmA — protein: MVNRQTASYLTKRFQQTGMRPLSRFGQNFLIDLNLVDLIADSADIDDRDLVLEIGTGTGSLTTRLAARAAHVITVEIDTNLAQIAQEELEDLPNVTMRLHDALKNKNNFDPELLENIRQEFDKLPAKRRRFKLVANLPYNVATPIISNLLRNDPIPDVISVTIQKELADRIVAPPGTKDYSALSIWIQSVANASIVRTLPPGVFWPPPKVTSAIIRIDTDANLRARIDNIDFFHEKLRALYFHRRKFLRSVVLSAMKGELDKAQVDAVLEKLGFSGEIRAERLTVAQTIELINELGTASAEAK